The Flavobacterium sp. 1 genome contains the following window.
TATCTGAAGATGCAAATGTTTTAGTGCAAAATAGAGGGTTTTTATATGGTGATGCGGTTTTTGAAACTGTGAAAATTGTAAACGAAAAAATCCTGTTTTTAGAAGATCATTACTTTCGGTTAATGTCTTCCATGCGTGTGATCCGAATGGAAATTCCAATGAATTTTACTTTAGAATATCTGGAAGAGCAAATTCTTTCGCTGGTCAAAAATAATAAAATTGCCTCATCAGCTAGAGCGCGAATTACGGTTTATAGAAATGATGGAGGGTATTATTTACCGCAAAATAATGAAGTTTCTTTTTTGATAAAGGCTATGTCACTCGAAAACAAGGAATATTCGCTTAATGAGGAGGAATATGAGGTTGATTTGTATAAAGATTTCTATATCACCAGACAGCTATTATCTTCGATTAAAACAACTAATCGTTTGATAAATATAACAGGAAGTATTTACGCTAACGAAAACGGGCTGAATAATTGTGTTTTACTAAACG
Protein-coding sequences here:
- a CDS encoding aminotransferase class IV, which codes for MINFNGAIVSEDANVLVQNRGFLYGDAVFETVKIVNEKILFLEDHYFRLMSSMRVIRMEIPMNFTLEYLEEQILSLVKNNKIASSARARITVYRNDGGYYLPQNNEVSFLIKAMSLENKEYSLNEEEYEVDLYKDFYITRQLLSSIKTTNRLINITGSIYANENGLNNCVLLNDTKNVVEVLQGNIFMLNGNKLITPPVSEGCLNGVMRKQVLELAKKMEGIETAEEIISPFDLQKADELFVTNVIKGIQPITKYRKKEFSIEISKTLVVALNKSLGLV